Proteins encoded by one window of Streptomyces uncialis:
- a CDS encoding toll/interleukin-1 receptor domain-containing protein has translation MPMIFVNYRTDDAAATATLVDRELSRVFGDENVFRASKSIEPGSRYPQELLKAVRRSSVLLAVIGPKWLAAGGSTGRSGSQDREDWVRREITEALDTGAVVIPLLVGRTERLRREDLPEELWPLAECQDRRIDLRKIDADLSGLVADLVALLPELAAAAQKHGDGKPAGDPSVRSAPGDDKSAPARMRADVIKHRQRGGIGNLNGDLGTFVSEPQGPVHTGSGHLYQARDQHLGPRISGDGSGINYVADNHGEVDQRSDQRGRPRDAER, from the coding sequence ATGCCAATGATCTTCGTGAACTACCGGACCGATGACGCGGCAGCCACGGCCACACTTGTGGACAGGGAACTCTCGCGGGTGTTCGGTGATGAGAACGTCTTCCGCGCGAGCAAGTCCATCGAACCGGGCAGCCGGTACCCGCAGGAGCTGCTCAAAGCCGTCCGCCGCAGCAGTGTGCTCCTTGCGGTGATCGGCCCCAAGTGGCTGGCAGCCGGTGGCTCCACCGGTCGGAGCGGTTCCCAGGACCGGGAGGACTGGGTCCGCCGGGAGATCACAGAGGCGCTGGACACCGGGGCGGTCGTGATCCCTCTCCTGGTCGGCCGGACCGAACGCCTCCGGCGTGAGGATCTGCCGGAGGAGCTCTGGCCCCTCGCCGAATGCCAGGACCGCCGGATCGATCTGCGCAAGATCGATGCCGACCTGTCGGGACTGGTGGCCGACCTTGTCGCCCTGCTGCCCGAGCTCGCCGCAGCCGCCCAGAAACACGGCGACGGGAAGCCCGCAGGAGACCCAAGCGTCCGGAGCGCTCCGGGCGACGACAAGTCCGCGCCTGCCCGGATGCGGGCGGACGTGATCAAACACCGCCAACGGGGCGGCATCGGCAACCTCAACGGCGATCTCGGGACGTTCGTCAGCGAGCCCCAAGGACCGGTCCATACCGGCAGCGGGCATCTCTACCAGGCACGGGACCAACACCTCGGCCCTCGGATCTCCGGTGACGGGTCCGGCATCAACTACGTCGCCGACAACCATGGTGAAGTCGATCAGCGCTCCGACCAGCGCGGACGCCCCAGGGATGCGGAGCGTTGA